The DNA region GTTCCCACCCCGGACCGCGGGGCCACGGAACAGGCGAAAGGCAGTCACAGGGATGAGAGCTCGCGCAGGGCGCACGACCGCGATCGGATCCGCGGCGGCCCTCCTGATGATGCTGACGGCGTGCACCGGGGCGGCGCAGTCCGCCGCCCTCGCCGAGGGCGCCGCCCCGGCCTCCGGTGGGACGATCGTGTACGCGCACCAGCAGGAGCCGCCGTGCATCTTCGGCGGCTGGATCGAGCAGGCCTACATCTCCCACCAGGTCCTCGACAGCCTCGTCTCGCGCACCGCGGACGGCGAGATCGTCCCCTGGCTCGCGGAGAAGTGGCAGGTGTCCGACGACGGGCTCGGCTACACGCTCACCCTCAAGGACGGGGTGGAGTTCACCGACGGGACGCCCGTGGACGCCGAGGCCATCGCCGACAACTTCGACTACTGGGCCGCCGGCGGCAACCCCACCGCCGCGGTGTGGCTCGACGGATTCTACGAATCGGCGGAGGCGATCGACCCCCGCACCGTCGTGATCCGCCTCTCGCGCCCGTACACGCGCTTCCTGGAGAACCTCTCGCAGGCCTACTTCGGCATCCAGTCCCCGCACGCGCTGCAGACCCGCACGGAGGAGGAGAACTGCGAGGCGCCCACCGGCTCCGGAGCGTTCATCGTCGAGGAGTGGAACCGCGGCCAGGACGTGGTGCTCGTCCGCAACGAGGATTACACGTCCTGGCCGGCGGATGCCGAGCACGCCGGCCCCGCGCTCGTCGAGCGCATCGACTGGCGCTTCGTGACGGACGCGACCACGCGCGTGGCGGCGCTGCAGTCCGGCGAGGCGGACCTCATCTACGACGTGCCGGCCACCTCCTGGGCGGCGCTGGAGCAGGCGGGATACACGCTCGAGAAGTACGTCACCCCCGGCCGCCCGCAGCAGATCTCGTTCAACACCGTGCAGGGCCCGTTCGTCGACGAGAACGTGCGCAGGGCGTTCATCCTCGCACTGGACCGCGAGGCGATCGTCTCCACCGTCGGGCAGGGCGTGATCCCCTACGAGGGCAACGGCGCCGTCAGCCGCGCCACTCCCGGGTACAGTGCGGACGCCGCCGACGCCTACACGCAGGACATCACGCGGGCTGACCGCCTCCTCGACGAGGCGGGATGGACCGGACGCGATGCGGACGGCTACCGGACCAAGGGGGGCGAGACGCTCGAGGTGCTGCTGCCGTACGGCGCGGGCACCATCATCAACGCCGACGGCGTCGCGATCCTGCAGGCCGTCCAGGAGCAGGCCAAGGCCGTCGGGTTCAAGCTCGACCTGCGGCCGCTGAGCCCGGCCGAGCACTTCAGCGGCGAGTTCAGCGGGGCCGACACGCATGACCTCAGCGTCGGGTACTGGACCTCGGTCAACGCCGGCATCCTGTACATCAACTGGCGGCCCAGCACGCCGGAGAAGCCGAACCTCTCCAACTCGGCGTTCTACGACGACCCCGAGCTGGAGCGCCTCATCCTCGAGGCCAACAGCGAGTCCGACCGGGAGACGCAGGACGCCCTGTACCGCCAGGCGCAGGAGTACATCGCGGATCGCGCGCTCTCATTCGGGCTGTACGACAGGCTCAGCACACTCGCCGTGAGCCCTCGCCTGCAGGGCGTGCGGCAGGAGCAGTCGCAGGGAGGGCCGAGCTTCCATGACGCGCACTTCATCGACTGACACGGCTCGGAACCCCAGGAGTGCACCGAGCCCCAGGAGCCTCCGCCGCATCCGAACCGTGCTGAGCGCTCCGGTCGGCGCGCTGACCGTGCTCTGGGGCGCCGCGACGGCGACCTTCTTCGCCCAGCTCGCCCTCCCCGGCGACCGGGCGACGACGATCCTCAACATCCGAACCGGTCAGGCGCAGGCGCGCACGCCCGAGGAGCTCGCTCCGATCATCGCGCAGTTCGGCCTGGACCACCCCATCCTCGTCCAGTACGCCGACTACCTCGGCGGACTGCTGCGCGGCGACCTCGGCACCTCCTTCCAGCAGTTCCGTCCGGTGCGGGACATCATCGCCGAGCAGCTGGGCGCGACGCTCGTGCTGGCCGTCGCCGGCATTGCCGCCGCCTGGATCCTCATGGTGGTGTGGGTGACCCTCACCGCCGGCCGCACGCCGCGCATCCGTGCCCTCGGCTCGGGACTCGACACGCTCGTCGCAGGCCTGCCGCACTACTGGCTGGGCATCCTCCTGCTGCTCGTGTTCGCCCTGCACCTGGGCTGGTTCCCGGTCATCGGCGGGTCGAGCCCCGCCGACCTGGTGCTGCCCGCCCTGACCCTCGGAATCCCGCTCGCCGGCTTCATGGGCCAGGCGGTGCGCACCGAGTTCGAGCACGCGCTCGAGCAGCCCTTCGTCCTCAGCGCCCGCATGCGCGGCGGCAGCGACCTCGGCATCCGGCTCTCGCACGTGCTCCGGCACGCGGTGCTCCCCGCGATCACCCTGACCGGGTGGGCGCTGGGCTCCGCGGCCTCGGGGGCGGTCATCGTCGAGAGCGTCTTCTCCCGCCCCGGCATCGGACAGACCCTCGTCGCGGCGGTGGGCAGCCAGGACCTCCCGGTGGTGACAGGGATCGTGGTGCTCGTCGCCCTCGTCTACGTCATCGCCAACCTGCTCGTGGACGTCGTCTACCGGCTCATCGACCCGAGGATCACCGCATGACCGCGCTCGCGCATCCGTCCCCGACCCGCACGGCGGGCCGCATCCGACTCCGCACCGGCACGGCCCTGTCCGCGGGCGTCCTCGCCCTGTTCGCTCTCGCGGCCCTCGCCCCGGCGCTGCTGGCCCCTCGCGAGCCGACGGCGCAGGACTTCGAGCACGCCCTGCAGCCGCCGTCCCGGCTGTTCTGGTTCGGCACCGACGAGGTCGGACGCGACCTGTTCAGCCGCATCGTCCACGGCACGAGGGAGTCGCTGCTGATCGGCGTGGGCGCCGCCGGCCTCGCCCTGCTGCTGGCGCTGCTGCTGGGGTCCCTCGCCGCGCTGGGCGGACGTCTCGTCGCCGGGCTCGCGAGCAGGCTCATCGACGTGCTCCTCGCCCTCCCGCTGCTGCTGTTCGCCCTCCTTCTCGTGGCCATCCTCGGGCCGTCCGCCACGACCCTGGTCATCTCGGTCGGGGTGAGCTCGGCGCCGGGCTACGCGCGCATGGTGCGCGGCCAGATCCTCTCGGCCAAGAACGCGGGATACGTCGAGGCCGCGCGGGCGCTCGGACACAGCCGTGCGCGCATCGTGGGCCGGCACATCCTGCCCAACGCCATGCGCCCTCTCGTGGCGCTGTTCACCATGTCGATCGGGCAGTCGATCGTGTGGGCGTCGGGGATGTCGTTCCTCGGCCTCGGCGTCGCGCCGCCCTCGTCGGAATGGGGCGCCCTGCTCGACGCCGGACGCGCCCACCTGCTGCAGGCCGGCTGGCTGACCTTCATCCCCGGGCTCGTGATCCTCGTGCTCGCGCTTGCGGCGACGACCGTCGGCAGGGCCATCCAGGAGCACCTCGAGAAGGGAGAGGGCGCATGACCCTCACCGCACAGGAGACCGCATCCGCGGTGATCCCCGACGCGGATGCCGTGCGGCTGAGCGTCCGCGGGCTCGACGTGGGCTTCACGGGCCGCGACGGGCGCACGCGCAGCATCGTACGCGACGTCTCCTTCGACCTGCGCGCGGGCCGCTGCGTCGCGATCGTCGGCGAATCCGGCTCGGGCAAGAGCGTGACCGCGCGCACCCTGGTCGGCCTCACGGGCGAGGGCGCCGTCGTCGACGCCGCCGAGCTGACTCTGGGGGACGTCGACCTGGCATCGGCCACGCGCGCCGAATGGCGCGGCATCCGCGGCCGGCGGATCGGATTCATCCAGCAGGACGCCCTGGTGTCGCTGGACCCGCTCCGCCGGGTCGGCAGCGAGATCGCGGAGGCGCTCCGGCTGCACCGCCGCGGGCGACGTGCGCACCGGCGCCGCCGGGTGCTGGACCTGCTGACGAGCGTCGAGGTGCCGCTTCCCGAGCGCCGCGCGCGCCAGCGCCCCGGCGAGCTGTCCGGAGGGCTCCGGCAGCGCGCTCTCATCGCATCGGCCATCGCCCTCGACCCCGAGGTCGTCATCGCCGACGAGCCCACCACGGCGCTCGACGTCACCGTGCAGGCGCAGGTGCTCGCGCTGCTGGAGGACATGAAGGCGCACGGCTCGGCGATCCTCCTGATCAGCCACGACCTGTCGGTCGTCGCGCACCTGGCCGACGAGATCCTCGTCATGCGCGCGGGCGATGTCCTCGAGCACGGCACGACCTCCGAGGTCCTGCGCGCCCCACGGCATCCGTACACCCGTGCGCTCATCAGCGCCGTGCCCGGCGCGCACACGCGCGGCCGTCGCCTCGCGCCGCAGCAGGAGCCCGCACCCGATCCGCACCGCGTGCGACCGGACACGGCGGGGGACGGGCCCGTCGTGCAGGCGCGCGGCCTCGTCAAGCGCTTCCGCGGCGGCCTCCTCGCCGTCGACGACGTCTCCTTCGACGTGCATCGCGGCGAGACCCTCGGCATCGTCGGTGAATCGGGCTCCGGCAAGAGCACCACGGCGCGCCTCGTACTGGCCCTGGAGAAGGCGGATGCCGGAGAGGTGCGCCTGCTGGGACACGCGTGGTCCACGGCATCCGAACGCGCACGGCGCTCCCTGCGCCGCCGCGTCGGGGTCGTCCACCAGGATCCGCTGAGCTCCTTCGACCCGCGCTGGAGTACGGAGCGCATCCTGCAGGATGCCATCGGAGCGGATGCCGGAGGGCGATCGGCACGGGACCGGCGCGTGCGGGACCTGCTCGCCCAGGTCGCACTGCCGGAGTCGGTGCGGACGCGGCATCCGCTGACGCTGTCCGGAGGCCAGCGCCAGCGCATCGCCATCGCACGGGCGCTGGCGACCTCGCCCGAGATCATCGTGCTGGACGAGGCGGTCTCGGCCCTGGACGTCTCCGTGCAGGCGCAGATCCTGGATCTGCTCGGCGACCTGCAGCGCGAGTACGGGCTGAGCTACCTGTTCATCTCGCACGACCTCGGCGTCATCCATCACATGAGCGACCGCGTCCTCGTGATGAAGGACGGCGTCGTCGTGGAGCAGGGCGACGCCGACCGGATCTTCCTGCACCCCGCCCACCCCTACACCCGGGAGCTCATCGGCTCCCTGACCACCCTCGAGAATCCCGACGACAACGGAGGAGCATCATGACAGATCGCCGCGCCCTGCACTTCAACGCATTCGTGATGAACACGAACTCGCACATCAAGCACGGGCACTGGCGCAGGCCGGATGCCCGACAGGTGGACTTCGAGGACGTCGACCTGTGGATCGACCTGGCCAGGACGCTGGAGGAGGCGAGGTTCGACGCCCTGTTCTTCGCCGACGTCACCGGGCACTACGGAGACGCCGACGCCGACTACGAGGTGTACGTGCGGCACGGCCTGCAGATCCCCAGCAACGACCCGATGGTGCTCCTGGGCGCGCTCGCCGTCGTCACGAAGGACATCGGGCTCGCGCTGACCTCGAACGTCATGCAGAACCACCCGTTCAACTTCGCCCGGCAGATCTCCACCCTCGACCACATCTCGCGAGGCCGGATCGCCTGGAACATCGTCACCGGGATGCAGGACAACGGCGCGCGCAACTTCGGGCTGCCGCAGCTGGTCGACCACACCGAGCGGTACGCATGGGCCGAGGAGTACGTGGACGTCGTCTACAAGCTCTGGGAGGGCTCCTGGGACGAGGGCGCCGTCGTGAAGGACAAGGAGAACGGCGTGTACGCCGATGCGTCCAAAGTGAACAAGATCCACCACGAGAGCCGGCGCTACCGGGTCGAGGGTCCGCACCTGCCGTCGCCGTCGCCGCAGCGCACGCCGCTGCTGTTCCAGGCCGGGTCGTCGACGGCCGGTCGGCTGTTCGCCGCGCGGAACGCGGAGGCCACGTTCATCGCCGCCCCGGATCCGAAGGTCGCCAGGTGGCAGATCGACCAGACCCGCGCGCTGGCGGTGGAGCACGGGCGCGAGCCCGGGGACATCAAGTTCTTCCAGGGGATGAGCTTCATCATCGGCGACACGGAGATCGAGGCGAACGAGAAGGCCGAGGAGTACGCCCGCTGGTCGAGTCAGGAGGGCGTCCTCGCCCACGCGGCGGTCGTGGACAGGTCGACGGGACGGGTCTACCCGCCGGAGACCCCGCTGAAGGACGTCGACACGAACACGGCGAAGGGCAGGCTCGAGCAGCTGCGCCGCTCGATCACGGATCGGGAGCCGCTCGTGGGCGACATGGCGAACCGCCTCACCCGCTCCGACCGCATCGTCGGGACGCCGGAGCAGATCGCCGACCGGATCGAGCAGTGGCAGGACGCCGGCGTGGACGGCGTCAACGTCACCAACTGGGTGTTGCCCGGCTCGTTCGAGGAGTTCGCGGAGAAGGTCATGCCGGTGCTGCGCGAGCGTGGCCTCGCCCAGTCCGACTACACGCCCGGAACCCTGCGGGAGAAGCTGTTCGGCGCGCCGCGACTGAATGCGCGTCACCCCGCGGCGCGCTACCGCGGCGCGTTCTCCGGCGGCTCCCGCTCGAAGCCCGTCGCGGTCCGCGCCTGAGAGCCGGGGCGGGATCCGGTCGGCGGCATCATGCGCGCGCCCGCCGTTGAGAGCAGCCCGCCCCGACCCGGTCGCCGAGCTCGCCTGCAGCGGATCGGAGGGGGCCCGACGGATCGGGGCCGTGCTTCTCGCGACTCGGATGTCAGGAGGACGGGGACAGATCCGGGGGCGTGCGGATGCCGAACTCGTGCCGCAGCGCGCTGAGCGCCCCGTGCCACCCGGACATGCCGGTGACGCCGGGCCCCGGCGTCGTCGACGCGGACACGAGGTAGACGCCCCGCACCGGGGTGCGCCACGGGTCGGGGCTCAGCACGGGGCGGGCCAGCAGCTGGCGCAGATCCGGCGCGCCCGCGGCGATGTCCCCACCCGGGTAGCCGGGGTTGTGCTGCTCGAGATCGTGCGCGCTGCGCGAGCTGACGGCGAGGATCGTGTCCCGGAACCCCGGTGCGAAGCGCTCCAGCTGCCGGATCACCGCCTCGCGGCGGTCGGCCGGGCAGCCGGCGGGGACGTGCGTGTAGGTCCACAGCGTGTGCCGGCCGGAGGGCGCGCGGGTGCTGTCGAACAGCGACGGCTGCGAGACCAGCACGTACGGCCGCTCGGGCAGCTCACCGCGATGCACCCGGTTCTCGGCCTCCGCGACCTCCGTGTGCGTCCCGCCGATGTGCACGGTGCCCGCCCGCCGCAGCTCCGGGTTCGCCCACGGTACCGGCTCGCTGAGGGCGAAGTCGACCTTGGCCACGCCATCGCCGTACCGGAAGCGCTCCAGGGCACGCAGGTAGCGCGGCGGCATCGTGCCGCCCGCCAGGCGGATGAGGGTCTTCGGCGTGATGTCCAGCAGGGTCGCCCGTGTCGGCGGGAGCTCGTGCAGGTCGGCGACCTCGTGATCGAGCACGATGTCGCCGCCGTGGCGGAGCAGGTCCCGGACCAGCTCGTCGCTGATCGCCTGGCTGCCGCCGGTGGGGATGGGCCATCCCCTGGCGTGCGCGAACGCCGTGAGCGAGAGGCCCGCCCCGGTCCCCGCGATGCTGGGCTGGGGGAGGATGGCGTGCGCGGCGACGCCGCTCAGCAGCGCCGGTGCCGCATCCTCGCGGAAGCGGGCATGCCGGGCGAGGGTTCCCTGCTCGAGCGCCCGCAGCGCGAACGCGGCGGCGGTGCCGGGATGGCGGGGGATGCGCAGCAGGGTGGTGCCGATGAGGTCCGCCACCTGCGTGGCGTGCTCCACGAGCGGTCGCAGCAGGCGCCCGTACGCCCGACCGTCGCGACCGAGGGAGTCCACGGTGCGCGCGAGGTCACGGTGCGCCACGGCCGCCCGCCCTCCGTCGAGCGGATGCCCGAACGAGACGTCCGGAGTGCGGAAGGCGATGCGCTCTGCGAGGGCGAACTCCCGGAAGAAGCGCGACTCCATCGCCAGCGGGTGCACGGCGGAGCAGACGTCGTGCCGGAAGCCGGGAAGGGTCAGTTCGCGGGTGGTCGCCCCGCCGCCGGCGCGGTCGGCGCGCTCGTACACGCGGACGCGCAGGCCCGCTCGGGCGAGCGTGACGGCCGCGGCCAGCCCGTTGGGCCCGGCGCCGACGACCACCGCGTCGAGGTCGTCGTCCGTGCGGGGCATCCGTTGCTCCTCCACCATCCGCTGTGCTGCCCTCCCACGGTAGCCGACGTGCTCTCCGACCCCCGCATCGTCCGAAGCGGGCAGCCTCGGGTCATGCCCTCACCTTCGCCCACGGCCGCGACGCCGTGGCGGCCGTTCATCGCCGAATCCGTCGCAGGGCTGCTGACCGGCGCCGACGTGCGGTGGTGGCTCTCGGGCGGGGTGGCGCTGGACCGCTGGCTGGGCCACGGCATCCGTCCGCGCCGCAACATCGACGTGAGCGTCGTGGCGCGTGATCTCGCAGCCCTCGTCGGGAGTCTCCCCGACGGCTTCAGCGCGTGGATCGAGACGGAGGACGATGCGCTGGTCGCGCTCACCGCGGCTGATGCGGATGCCGATGTGCAGGCCGTGCGGATTCTCGACGACACGGCGGAGGCGTGGGTCCTGCAGGTCAACGTGGAGGACGGCGCGCCCCGCGCATGGGTGTACAAGCGGGACCCGCGGCTGACGCTTCCCTGGGCATCGGCCGTGCTCGACGTTGACGGCGTGCCGACCGGCGCCCCCGAGGTGCAGCTGGTCTGGAAGGCGCTGCGGCCCCGCCCGGAGGACGACATCGACAAGGACGCCGTCCTCCCGCGGCTCGACGAGCGGGCGCGGTCCTGGTACGAGCGAGCGATCCTCTCGATCCACCCGCACTCCAGCTGGTCGATCCACGTGCGCAGCCCCCACGCACCGGCGAAGGCCAGCTGGAACCGCAGGAAGAGCTGAGTGCTCAGTCCAGTGACCAGCCCGTGTGCGCCTCGGCGAGGTAGGTGCGGCCGGCCTCGGAGTCGACGACCGACCGCAGCTCGCCGAGCTGGCGGCGCCGGTCGAAGTCGTTGTTCTCCGGCAGCCGGTGCCGCATGCCCGTCATCCACCAGGAGAAGTTCTGCGCCTTCCGGTTCCGACGCGAGGCGGCCTCGGCGTAGCCGTCGATGAGGCGGGGTCGTTCTCGGCGATCAGCGCGATGAGCGCCGCTGCTCACCGTCGGCGAGGGGGCTGGTCATCTCCGAGGCTTTCTTTGTAAGATTATGAAACGAAGTGTTGGCAAGGATCCGATCAGGCGAAGGGGCCACATGACTGTCATCGAGCTCACCGGGAAGTGGACGGTCACGGCGTCCTCCGGACCTGTCCCCGCGGGGATCGCGGGTCGGCCTATCCCCGCGCGAGTGCCGGGGGCCGTTCATCTGGACCTCCAGCGCGCCGGCCTCATCGCCGATCCCTTCGACGGCGCGAATGAGACCGAGCAGCAGTGGATCGGCGACGTCGACTGGACCTTCACGACAGTGTTCGAGTGGGCGGATGACGGCACCGAGCGTCAGGAGCTGGTCGCGGAGGGACTCGACACCGTCGCGGTCATCGCCCTCAACGGGGTGGAGGTCGGGCGCGCCGAGAATCAGCACAGATCGCATCGGTTCGACATCTCCGCAGCGCTCGTGACCGGGGAGAACACGCTGCGCATCGACTTCGCGGCGCCGGTGCCGGCGGCCGAGGCGCGCTCCCAGGAGCACGGCCCGCGTCCGCATGTGAACCACCATCCGTACAACGCGATCCGCAAGATGGCCAGCAGCTTCGGCTGGGATTGGGGCATCGACGTCGCCGGAGCCGGCATCTGGCGACCGATCAGAGTGGAGACCTGGAGCGATGCGCGCATCGCGGCGGTGCGCCCGCTCGTCGACGTGAATCGCGAGAACGGGACGGTCGGGATCGTGGACGTCCACATCGACGTGGAGCGCGCTGATCGCCTGCGCGAACCGGAGCTGGACGTGGAGGTCGAGATCGCCGGGCAGCGGATCCCGACGCGGGTCCCGATGGGGAGCACCTCCGTCGTCGTGCACGTGGAGGTGCCCGATCCGGAGCTCTGGTGGCCGAGGAGCCATGGCGCGCAGCCGCTGTACCCTCTCGCGGTGCGTCTTCAGGGGCGCGAGCAGTGGCGACGGCGCATCGGGTTCCGGACCGTCCGGGTCGACACCGCGCCCGATGAGCAGGGCACTCCCTACGCCGTCTACGTCAACGACCGTCTCGTGCACATCCGCGGAGCGAACTGGATCCCCGACCACGCCTTCCCCAGCGAGGTCGATGCGGATCGCTGCGCGCGTCGGATCGCGGATGCCACCGAGGCGAACATCAACCTGCTGCGCGTCTGGGGCGGTGGGATCTACGAGTCTGAGGACTTCTACACGATCTGCGATGAGCAGGGCGTCCTCGTGCAGCAGGACCTCCTGCTCGCGTGCGCCGCATATGCGGAGGAGGCCTGGCTCCACCGGGAGGTCGAGGCGGAGGCGCGCGAGGCGATAACGCGCCTGTCGTCGCACCCGTCGCTGGTGATCTGGAACGGTGGCAACGAGAACATCGTCGCCTACGCGGACTGGGGCTGGCGGCACAGGCTCGAGGGCCGAACGTGGGGCGAGGCGTACTTCCGACGTCTCCTCCCGGGGCTGCTGGCGGAGCTCGACCCGACTCGGTTCTTCTCCCCCGGAAGCCCGTACTCGTTCTCCGCGTATCTCAGCCCCAACCTCGGTCAGCACGGCACGACCCATATCTGGGACGTGTGGAACGAGAAGGACTACACCGCGTACGCCGAGTGGACGCCTCGGTTCGTCGCGGAGTTCGGGTTCCAGGGTCCGCCGGCGTGGACCACTCTCACGGATGTCGTGCACGATGCGCCGCTGGATCCGCACGGGCCTCAGATGCTCGTGCATCAGAAGGCGGAGCGGGGGAACGAGAAGCTCGAGCGGGGCCTCGGACCGCATCTTCCCCGGCCCCGCACGATCGACGACTGGCACTGGGCCACGCAGCTCAACCAGGCGGCCGCCGTTCGCTTCGGCATCGAGCACTTCCGCTCGCTGGCCCCCTACAACACCGGCACGATCGTGTGGCAGCTCAATGACGACTGGCCGGTGATCTCGTGGGCCGCCGTCGACTTCGCGGAGCGCCGCAAACCGCTCTGGTACGCGATCCGAGCGGTGTACGAACCGCGTCTGGTCACCGTCCAGCCCCGTGAGGAGGGCCTCGCGGCCGTCCTGCTCAACGACCACGACGATGCGTGGGCAGGGGAACTGGCACTGCGTCGCATGAGCTTCGACGGCTTCGTGCTGTCGAGCGCGGTCATCGCGTGCGAGGTCGGCGCGCGAAGCGAGTCGACGGTGCAGATCCCACCCGCGCTCCGTACGCCCGCAGATCCCTCCGGCGAGGTGCTCGTCGCCGAGGCGGCCGATTTCGGCCGCGCCGTGCATGATTTCGCGGAAGTGGTCGAGCAGCGATTGGAGCGGCAGCCCTTCGAGGCCGTCTCGAGCGCGCAGGATGGTGCCGTGCGCGTCACGGTCAGCGCGAGATCCTATGTGCGGGATCTGTTCGTGCTGGCTGATCGAGGGCATCCGGACGCGAGTGTCGATACCGGGCTGGTGACGCTGCTGCCGGGGGAGCGCTGCGACTTCACGGTGACCGGCGTGCCCCCGCAGATCGATCCCGGCGTGTTCCTCGACCCGCTGGTACTGCGCCACGCGGGTGATCTCCAGGGCTGAGAGCAACGAGGACGCCACGCGTCCGCCTGCGGACTCGTGCGCTTCGAGCCGCAGGCGGGCGTGCTCGGTGTGCATCCGAGGGCTCTGGGACACTTTGTTCAAAAAGGAACAAACCCTCTTGACGGACTTAGTTTTGTAGAGTAACAATGACCTCGGGGTCTCACCCCCTCCACCCC from Microbacterium soli includes:
- a CDS encoding glycoside hydrolase family 2 protein, which codes for MTVIELTGKWTVTASSGPVPAGIAGRPIPARVPGAVHLDLQRAGLIADPFDGANETEQQWIGDVDWTFTTVFEWADDGTERQELVAEGLDTVAVIALNGVEVGRAENQHRSHRFDISAALVTGENTLRIDFAAPVPAAEARSQEHGPRPHVNHHPYNAIRKMASSFGWDWGIDVAGAGIWRPIRVETWSDARIAAVRPLVDVNRENGTVGIVDVHIDVERADRLREPELDVEVEIAGQRIPTRVPMGSTSVVVHVEVPDPELWWPRSHGAQPLYPLAVRLQGREQWRRRIGFRTVRVDTAPDEQGTPYAVYVNDRLVHIRGANWIPDHAFPSEVDADRCARRIADATEANINLLRVWGGGIYESEDFYTICDEQGVLVQQDLLLACAAYAEEAWLHREVEAEAREAITRLSSHPSLVIWNGGNENIVAYADWGWRHRLEGRTWGEAYFRRLLPGLLAELDPTRFFSPGSPYSFSAYLSPNLGQHGTTHIWDVWNEKDYTAYAEWTPRFVAEFGFQGPPAWTTLTDVVHDAPLDPHGPQMLVHQKAERGNEKLERGLGPHLPRPRTIDDWHWATQLNQAAAVRFGIEHFRSLAPYNTGTIVWQLNDDWPVISWAAVDFAERRKPLWYAIRAVYEPRLVTVQPREEGLAAVLLNDHDDAWAGELALRRMSFDGFVLSSAVIACEVGARSESTVQIPPALRTPADPSGEVLVAEAADFGRAVHDFAEVVEQRLERQPFEAVSSAQDGAVRVTVSARSYVRDLFVLADRGHPDASVDTGLVTLLPGERCDFTVTGVPPQIDPGVFLDPLVLRHAGDLQG